In Silene latifolia isolate original U9 population chromosome 3, ASM4854445v1, whole genome shotgun sequence, a single window of DNA contains:
- the LOC141648809 gene encoding uncharacterized protein LOC141648809, whose amino-acid sequence MVRVILLGDGKVLLGAFNSLNLFLAWNISPPSDLSVWNTRWVNGRAPKPRCLELLTDPPNLSNLRIKHIICNNRCWDRRLVSMFFDETSVKDILAIPIRCSEGSDNFFWSASSSGDYSVKIGYHIALKNSWNTSATSKDLSRVPAACMSVFQKILWNLPGPKSWIILIWKTLTESLPCGEGFLKRGFDGPFTCVLCDSQETETPDHLFRDCSFASRVWAGSVLGIRAHSGVNLNLQSWVCNWLSVLFKVDNKQEACLSFLCTFWTIWVVRCRKVFDNSECSPIGAILLYQDSLKWALLAEDKKLESVSFQTPLEEELTNLRNGVPFPLIQGSLCNTPSHIYMDAAWSKELVAGLGGCIMFDNEVVSEFCIKGSAENAEQAEALAIREALRWTLSRNILHVTILSDCLQVLAQVLKCSQLKHWIRNTVEDITELAANFHCVSFAYVSRICNKAAHRLAKRATKL is encoded by the exons ATGGTAAGAGTAATTCTTCTTGGGGATGGAAAGGTATTGCTTGGAGCCTTCAACTCATTAAACCTCTTTTTAGCTTGGAACATCTCTCCACCTTCTGATCTTAGTGTTTGGAACACTAGATGGGTTAATGGAAGGGCGCCGAAACCACGATGTTTAGAGCTTCTTACCGATCCCCCTAATTTGAGTAACTTGAGAATCAAACACATTATTTGTAACAATAGGTGTTGGGACCGTAGATTAGTGTCTATGTTTTTTGATGAAACCTCTGTGAAAGACATTCTTGCTATTCCGATTCGATGCTCTGAAGGCAGTGATAACTTCTTTTGGTCGGCTTCTTCATCTGGAGATTACTCAGTTAAGATTGGCTACCACATTGCTCTAAAAAACTCCTGGAATACTTCAGCTACATCGAAGGACCTTTCAAGAGTTCCAGCTGCGTGTATGAGTGTCTTTCAGAAAATCCTATGGAATCTACCAGGGCCGAAAAGCTGGATCATTCTTATTTGGAAAACTCTCACTGAATCTTTGCCTTGTGGGGAGGGTTTCTTAAAGAGGGGTTTTGATGGTCCATTTACTTGCGTGCTTTGCGATTCACAAGAAACGGAAACGCCTGACCATCTTTTTCGTGATTGTTCATTTGCTAGTAGAGTTTGGGCTGGAAGTGTTTTGGGGATCCGGGCTCATTCAGGGGTTAATTTGAACCTCCAGTCTTGGGTTTGCAATTGGCTTTCTGTTCTTTTTAAGGTTGATAATAAACAAGAGGCTTGTCTTTCCTTTTTGTGTACTTTTTGGACTATTTGGGTGGTAAGGTGCAGAAAGGTCTTTGATAATTCTGAGTGTTCCCCTATTGGTGCTATCTTACTATACCAAGATTCTCTTAAATGGGCTCTTTTGGCTGAGGATAAGAAATTAGAGTCCGTGTCATTCCAAACACCTTTGGAGGAAGAATTGACTAACCTTAGGAATGGAGTTCCCTTTCCTTTGATCCAGGGttctctttgtaacaccccg TCTCATATTTATATGGATGCTGCATGGTCAAAAGAGCTTGTTGCTGGTTTGGGTGGGTGTATCATGTTTGATAATGAGGTTGTGTCTGAATTCTGTATCAAAGGAAGTGCTGAGAATGCTGAGCAGGCTGAAGCTTTGGCAATTAGGGAGGCCTTGAGGTGGACGCTCTCTCGCAATATCCTCCATGTTACTATTTTATCTGATTGTCTACAGGTTCTTGCTCAAGTTCTGAAGTGTTCTCAACTCAAACATTGGATTAGGAATACTGTTGAAGATATCACTGAATTAGCGGCAAACTTTCACTGCGTTTCTTTTGCTTATGTTTCTAGAATTTGTAATAAAGCCGCTCATAGGTTAGCTAAGCGTGCTACCAAACTGTAG